One segment of Pempheris klunzingeri isolate RE-2024b chromosome 20, fPemKlu1.hap1, whole genome shotgun sequence DNA contains the following:
- the galk1 gene encoding galactokinase: MAAPFPPVPELVAAARRLYAQVFGEEAPQTAVCAPGRVNLIGEHTDYNQGFVLPMALPLVTVVVGGQTTGLDVTVVTASEDADQPRRVDFSLPSDGSPLSPGLPSWANYVKGVIQHYRAPPVPGFRAVIASSVPLGGGLSSSAALEVAFYTFLQQLKPDDGDKVSKAVACQQAEHTHANVPCGIMDQLVSVLGREGHALLIDCSSLEVTPIPLADPGLVILITNSNVKHSLVGSEYLVRRRQCEEAASVLGKDSLRNATMKDLEEARDRLDHVTYGRARHVIEEIERTVRAAEALKRGAYREFGKLMVESHNSLRDLYEVSCRELDELVSAAMEVEGVFGSRMTGGGFGGCTVTLLQAHAIDRTILHIQERYNGNPTFYVTTPSEGARALSLS, from the exons ATGGCCGCTCCATTCCCACCTGTGCCCGAGCTGGTTGCGGCTGCTCGCCGCTTGTATGCGCAGGTGTTCGGGGAAGAGGCTCCTCAGACGGCGGTGTGTGCTCCTGGGAGGGTCAACCTGATAGGGGAGCACACCGACTACAACCAGGGCTTTGTGCTGCCAATG GCGCTGCCCCTGGTGACTGTGGTGGTCGGGGGTCAAACCACTGGTCTGGACGTTACCGTGGTAACAGCGAGTGAGGATGCTGACCAGCCTCGGAGGGTGGACTTCAGCCTGCCCAGTGATGGATCACCGCTGTCGCCAGGGTTACCCAGCTGGGCAAACTATGTGAAGGGCGTCATACAGCATTATAGGG ctcctcctgtccCGGGCTTCAGGGCGGTGATAGCCAGCAGCGTCCCCCTGGGAGGAGGTCTGTCCAGCTCTGCCGCTCTGGAGGTGGCTTTCTACACATTCCTGCAGCAACTCAAGCCAG ATGATGGAGACAAGGTGTCCAAAGCAGTAGCCTGTCAGCAGGCAGAACACACTCATGCCAATGTCCCCTGTGGTATTATGGATCAGCTTGTGTCTGTTCTTGGCAGGGAGGGGCATGCTTTGCTCATTGACTGCAG TTCCCTGGAAGTCACCCCTATCCCTCTGGCAGACCCAGGCCTGGTCATTCTCATCACCAACTCCAATGTGAAGCACTCTCTGGTGGGCAGCGAGTATCTAGTGAGACGCAGACAGTGTGAGGAGGCTGCCTCCGTCCTGGGAAAGGACAGTCTCAGAAATGCTACCATGAAGGACCTGGAGG AGGCAAGAGACAGACTGGATCACGTAACGTATGGAAGAGCTCGTCACGTCATTGAGGAGATAGAAAGAACAGTCCGAGCCGCTGAGGCCCTGAAGAGAGGAGCCTACAGAGAGTTTGGCAAGCTTATGGTGGAAAGCCACAACTCCCTGAG AGACCTGTACGAGGTGAGCTGCAGGGAGCTGGACGAGCTTGTCTCTGCAGCcatggaggtggagggagtgTTTGGCAGCCGGATGACGGGTGGAGGATTCGGTGGATGCACTGTGACCTTGCTGCAGGCCCACGCCATTGACAGGACTATACTCCACATACAG